From one Gracilinanus agilis isolate LMUSP501 chromosome 5, AgileGrace, whole genome shotgun sequence genomic stretch:
- the ITGA5 gene encoding integrin alpha-5 yields the protein MPPSPPPRPAGGGLSLEFGKLLPELSHSSRGGLGSGSGSVAPGQGRLGAMGSWTPGFLLPTGLFCSGPRARHRLPPPLRQQPPPPPPLLLQLLLLLPLLQSGVGGFNLDGEAPAVLAGPPGSFFGFSVEFYRPGAEGVSVLVGAPKANTSQPGVLQGGAVYLCPWGPDSVPCTPIEFDSKGSRPLESSLSSPEGEEPVEYKSLQWFGATVRAHGSSILACAPLYRWRTEKEPLSDPVGTCYLSTDNFTQFLEYSPCRSDFSSATGQGYCQGGFSAEFTKTGRVLLGGPGSYYWQGQILSATQEQIAESYYPEYLITEVRGQLQTRQASSTYDDSYLGYAVAVGEFNGDATEDFVAGVPKGNLTYGYVTILDGSDVQSLYNFSGEQMASYFGYAVAATDINGDGLDDLLVGAPLLMERTADGQAQEVGRVYVYLQRPSGMESTPDLTLTGLDEFGRFGSSLSPLGDLDQDGYNDVAVGAPFGGQTQQGVVFVYPGGPTGLGPKPSQVLLPLWQPGHSPDFFGFALRGARDLDNNGYPDLIVGAFGVDKAVVYRGRPIISASASLTIFPAMFNPEERSCSLEGNPMSCINLSFCLNASGKHVPDSIGFTVELQLDWQKQKGGIRRALFLASQQASYTQTLLIQNGAHEDCREMKIYLRNESEFRDKLSPIHIALNFSLDSKAPPDAHGLRPVLHYQSRNRIEDKAQILLDCGEDNICVPDLQLEVFGEQTQVYLGDKNALNLIFHAQNMGEGGAYEAELRVTAPPEAEYSGLVRHPKNFSSLSCDYFAVNQSRQLVCDLGNPMKAGASLWGGLRFTVPHLRDNKKNIQFDFQIHSKNLNNSQSEVVSFLLSVEAQAQVSLNWVSKPETVLFPWSGWQPRDPPQEEMDVGPEVHHVYEIINQGPSSISRGILEVSCPLALDGQQLLYVTNISGLSNCTSSHPPNPQDLKLDPEEPQHRLQRREALGRGPAPGPRVLKCPEAECFQLRCELGQLHRQESQSLQLHFRVWAKTFLQWEHQPASLQCKAVYETLKMPYRIPPQQLPRKELQVATAVQWTKAEGNQGVPLWIIILAILLGLLLLGLLIYVLYKLGFFKRSLPYGTAMEKAQLKPPATSDA from the exons AtgcccccctccccgcccccccggCCGGCTGGGGGAGGGCTCAGCCTGGAGTTTGGCAAACTCCTCCCCGAGTTGAGTCATTCGTCTCGGGGAGGTTTAGGAAGCGGCTCCGGGTCGGTGGCCCCAGGACAGGGAAGACTGGGCGCTATGGGGAGCTGGACTCCTGGGTTCCTGTTACCCACTGGGCTGTTCTGCTCCGGCCCTCGGGCCCGGCACCGGCTCCCGCCGCCGCTCCGGCAGcagccgccgccaccgccgccgctgctgctgcaactgctgctgctgctgccgctgctgcaGTCTGGAGTCGGGGGCTTCAACTTGGACGGGGAGGCCCCGGCCGTGCTCGCCGGTCCCCCGGGCTCCTTCTTCGGCTTCTCGGTGGAGTTCTACCGGCCGGGGGCCGAAGG GGTCAGTGTCCTCGTGGGTGCTCCCAAAGCCAACACGAGCCAGCCGGGGGTCCTGCAGGGAGGCGCCGTCTACCTCTGCCCTTGGGGCCCCGATTCTGTACCATGTACCCCCATCGAATTCGACAGTAAAG GCTCTCGGCCCCTGGAGTCATCCTTGTCCAGTCCTGAAGGGGAGGAGCCTGTGGAATATAAATCCCTGCAGTGGTTTGGGGCCACAGTCCGAGCCCATGGTTCCTCCATCCTG GCCTGTGCCCCCTTGTACAGATGGAGAACAGAGAAGGAACCCCTGAGTGACCCAGTGGGCACCTGCTACCTCTCTACTGACAACTTCACCCAGTTCCTGGAGTACTCACCTTGCCGATCAG ACTTTAGCTCCGCCACTGGGCAGGGTTACTGCCAAGGGGGTTTCAGTGCAGAATTTACCAAG ACAGGACGTGTGCTGCTTGGAGGACCTGGGAGCTACTACTGGCAAG GGCAGATCCTGTCGGCGACCCAGGAGCAAATTGCAGAGTCCTATTACCCAGAGTATCTCATCACTGAAGTTCGGGGGCAGCTGCAGACCCGACAGGCCAGCTCTACCTACGATGATAGCTATCTGG GATATGCAGTGGCGGTGGGAGAATTCAATGGAGATGCCACAGAGG ACTTTGTGGCTGGAGTACCCAAAGGGAACCTCACCTATGGCTAT GTTACGATCCTTGATGGTTCAGATGTCCAGTCCCTCTACAATTTCTCAGGGGAACAG ATGGCCTCCTATTTTGGCTATGCTGTTGCTGCCACAGACATCAATGGGGATGG GCTGGATGACCTCTTAGTGGGAGCCCCACTGCTCATGGAGAGGACAGCTGATGGCCAAGCTCAGGAAGTGGGCAGAGTCTATGTCTACCTCCAGCGTCCATCGGGCATGGAGTCCACCCCAGACCTCACCCTCACAGGACTGGATGAATTTGGGCGGTTTGGCAGTTCCCTCTCCCCGCTGGGAGACTTGGACCAGGATGGCTACAATG ATGTGGCTGTCGGAGCCCCATTCGGGGGGCAGACCCAGCAGGGAGTGGTGTTCGTATACCCAGGGGGCCCCACGGGACTGGGCCCGAAGCCCTCCCAGGTGCTGCTGCCCCTCTGGCAGCCCGGCCATTCCCCCGATTTCTTCGGCTTCGCTCTCCGGGGGGCTCGAGACCTGGATAACAACGGATATCCAG ACCTGATTGTGGGGGCGTTTGGTGTGGACAAGGCTGTTGTTTACAG GGGCCGCCCCATTATCTCAGCCAGTGCCTCCCTCACCATCTTCCCCGCCATGTTCAACCCTGAGGAACGAAGCTGCAGCTTGGAGGGAAACCCCATGTCCTG cATCAACCTGAGTTTCTGTCTCAACGCCTCTGGAAAGCATGTCCCAGACTCCATCG GTTTCACGGTGGAGCTACAGCTGGATTGGCAGAAGCAGAAAGGGGGCATTCGTCGGGCACTGTTCTTGGCCTCTCAGCAGGCATCCTACACTCAGACCCTGCTCATCCAAAACGGAGCCCATGAGGACTGCCGAGAAATGAAGATCTACCTTCGG AATGAGTCCGAATTTCGAGACAAACTCTCTCCGATCCACATCGCCCTCAACTTTTCGCTGGACTCCAAAGCACCTCCAGACGCCCACGGCCTCCGACCGGTTCTGCACTACCAGAGCCGGAACCGAATCGAGGACAAG GCTCAGATCCTTCTGGACTGTGGAGAAGACAACATCTGCGTGCCCGACCTGCAACTCGAAGTCTTTGG GGAGCAGACCCAGGTGTACCTGGGCGACAAGAACGCCCTGAACCTGATCTTCCATGCCCAGAACATGGGAGAGGGAGGGGCCTACGAGGCGGAGCTTCGGGTCACGGCCCCCCCGGAGGCTGAATACTCAGGCCTGGTCCGACACCCCAAG AATTTCTCCAGCCTCAGTTGTGACTACTTTGCTGTGAACCAGAGCCGTCAGCTTGTCTGTGACCTGGGGAACCCCATGAAGGCCGGAGCCAGC CTGTGGGGGGGCCTCCGATTCACTGTCCCCCATCTCCGGGACAACAAGAAAAACATCCAGTTTGATTTCCAGATTCACAG TAAGAATCTCAATAACTCGCAGAGTGAAGtggtttccttcctcctctcGGTGGAGGCTCAGGCCCAGGTCTCGCTGAACTG gGTGTCCAAGCCAGAGACGGTGCTGTTCCCATGGAGTGGCTGGCAGCCCCGAGATCCACCCCAAGAAGAGATGGATGTTGGCCCTGAGGTCCACCACGTCTATGAG atTATCAACCAGGGGCCCAGCTCCATCAGCAGAGGGATACTGGAGGTCAGCTGCCCACTGGCCTTGGATGGGCAGCAGCTTCTCTACGTCACAAATATCTCAGGGCTTAGCAACTGCACATCTAGTCATCCTCCCAACCCCCAGGATCTTAAG CTGGATCCTGAGGAGCCCCAACACCGGCTGCAGAGGCGAGAGGCCTTAGGCCGAGGACCAGCTCCTGGCCCTCGAGTCCTG aaatgtcctgaaGCCGAGTGTTTCCAGTTGCGCTGTGAGCTGGGACAGTTACACCGGCAGGAAAGCCAAAGTCTACAGCTGCACTTCCGAGTATGGGCCAAGACCTTCCTGCAG TGGGAGCATCAGCCAGCCAGCCTGCAATGCAAGGCGGTATAtgagacactgaagatgccatATCGGATCCCTCCTCAGCAGCTGCCCCGGAAGGAGCTTCAG GTGGCAACTGCAGTACAGTGGACCAAGGCAGAAGGCAACCAGGGGGTTCCTCTCTGGATCATCATCCTTGCCATACTTCTTGGCCTCCTGCTCCTCGGCCTCCTGATCTATGTCCTCTACAAG cTTGGATTCTTCAAACGTTCCCTCCCATATGGCACCGCCATGGAGAAGGCTCAGCTCAAGCCCCCAGCCACCTCGGATGCCTAA